One segment of Camelus bactrianus isolate YW-2024 breed Bactrian camel chromosome 27, ASM4877302v1, whole genome shotgun sequence DNA contains the following:
- the ZNF774 gene encoding zinc finger protein 774, producing MMWLGTSGKSELPGHCFESPLQGYHPARLEEWALKGISRPSVISQLEQKEEPWVLPLQNFEARKILRESHTDFKNQVVKLDQDIPETTEPCGTSSERANKDISHTPSWGDNWEGGLELEGEHGTLPGEGRQEPFSQEKELNKLLEGYIGKKPVCTECGKSFNQSSYLIRHLRTHTGERPYKCIECGKGFKQSSDLVTHRRTHTGEKPYQCNGCEKKFSDSSTLIKHQRTHTGERPYECPECGKTFGRKPHLIMHQRTHTGEKPYTCLECHKSFSRSSNFITHQRTHTGVKPYRCQDCGESFSQSSDLIKHQRTHTGERPFKCPECGKGFRDSSHFVAHMGTHSGERPFTCPYCHKSFSQSSHLVTHQRTHTGERPFKCDSCGKGFADSSALVKHQRIHTGERPYKCGECGKSFNQSSHFITHQRIHLGDRPYCCPECGRTFNQRSHFLTHQRTHTGEKPFHCSKCDKSFRQKAHLLCHQNTHLI from the exons ATGATGTGGCTGGGGACTTCAGGGAAGAGTGAGTTACCTGGACACTGCTTTGAGAGTCCTCTTCAAGGATACCACCCGGCACGGTTAGAAGAGTGGGCTCTCAAAGG GATTTCTAGACCAAGTGTAATCTCCCAGCTGGAGCAGAAAGAAGAGCCATGGGTCCTGCCACTCCAAAATTTTGAAGCGAGGAAGATCCTAAGGGAAAGTCACACAG acTTTAAGAATCAGGTGGTAAAACTTGATCAGGACATTCCTGAAACAACAGAACCATGTGGAACATCCTCAGAAAGGGCCAATAAAGATATTTCTCATACTCCTAGTTGGGGAGACAACTGGGAGGGGGGTCTTGAATTAGAAGGGGAGCATGGAACCCTCCCAGGAGAGGGCCGGCAGGAGCCCTTTTCACAGGAGAAGGAATTAAACAAGCTCCTGGAAGGATATATAGGAAAGAAGCCTGTGTGTACAGAATGTGGAAAAAGCTTTAACCAGAGTTCCTATCTCATAAGACACCTAAGAACTCATACTGGTGAGAGGCCTTACAAATGCATCGAGTGTGGGAAAGGCTTCAAGCAGAGTTCAGACCTTGTCACCCACCGAAGAAcgcacacaggagagaaaccctacCAATGTAATGGGTGTGAGAAAAAATTCAGCGACAGCTCAACACTCATCAAACATCAGAGAACCCACACGGGTGAGAGACCCTATGAGTGCCCGGAGTGCGGGAAGACTTTTGGACGGAAGCCACACCTCATAATGCACCAAAGAACCCacacaggagagaagccctaCACTTGCCTCGAATGTCATAAAAGCTTTAGTCGTAGCTCCAATTTCATCACCCACCAGAGGACCCACACAGGAGTGAAGCCTTACAGGTGTCAAGACTGTGGGGAGAGTTTCAGCCAGAGCTCGGATTTGATTAAGCACCAGCGAACCCACACAGGAGAACGGCCCTTTAAATGCCCGGAGTGCGGGAAGGGCTTTAGAGATAGTTCTCACTTTGTAGCTCACATGGGCACTCACTCAGGAGAAAGGCCGTTCACTTGTCCTTACTGCCACAAAAGCTTCAGTCAGAGCTCACATCTGGTCACGCACCAGAGGACACACACAGGCGAGAGGCCTTTTAAGTGCGACAGCTGTGGGAAAGGATTTGCCGACAGCTCGGCCCTCGTTAAGCACCAGCGGATCCACACAGGAGAAAGGCCCTATAAATGTGGCGAGTGTGGGAAGAGCTTCAATCAGAGCTCCCACTTCATCACCCACCAACGAATCCACCTAGGAGACAGACCCTATTGCTGCCCTGAGTGTGGCAGAACCTTCAATCAGCGTTCCCACTTTCTCACACACCAGAGAACACATACAGGAGAAAAACCTTTTCACTGTAGTAAATGTGACAAGAGCTTCCGTCAGAAAGCACATCTTTTATGCCATCAAAACACCCATTTGATCTAA